The following are encoded together in the Hemicordylus capensis ecotype Gifberg chromosome 4, rHemCap1.1.pri, whole genome shotgun sequence genome:
- the LOC128323151 gene encoding ferritin heavy chain A-like, whose amino-acid sequence MRGIVRASQVCQNVYAEYEVAVTQMVNLELHASYVYLSMSYQFDRDDVALKPMAKFLGEQFLQYQAKRRGHVVLQDIQWYIHSGKPEQDKWGSGLDALEKSLQLEKKVNLAQLDLHKLAKKGDPHLCDFLESEYLEEQVKAIKRLGDHLTNLRCLGLPQSSMGEYLFDKLTFGEKS is encoded by the exons atgaGG GGCATAGTGAGGGCTTCTCAGGTGTGTCAGAATGTCTATGCTGAGTATGAGGTGGCTGTGACCCAAATGGTGAACCTGGAGCTGCATGCTAGCTACGTTTATTTGTCTATGTCTTATCAATTTGACCGTGATGATGTAGCCTTGAAACCCATGGCCAAGTTCCTGGGGGAGCAGTTCCTCCAGTACCAGGCCAAGCGAAGAGGCCATGTGGTGCTCCAGGACATCCAGTGGTATATCCACAGTGGT AAGCCAGAGCAGGACAAGTGGGGCAGTGGCCTGGATGCCCTGGAAAAGTCCCTGCAGCTGGAGAAGAAGGTGAACCTGGCCCAGCTGGATCTGCACAAGCTGGCAaagaagggagacccccaccTGTGTGACTTCCTGGAGTCTGAATACCTGGAGGAGCAAGTGAAGGCCATCAAGCGGCTAGGAGACCACCTCACTAACCTGAGGTGCCTGGGATTGCCCCAGAGCAGCATGGGGGAATACCTCTTTGACAAGCTCACCTTCGGGGAGAAGAGCTGA